tgcctTCAATAGATGTCATGTTATCAATAACCTCCTTTGAGTGCTCAAGAAAATCACTTGAAGCTTTCCATTCCTTATTGCTAGTAGAAGTAGTTGTATATTCGCGTTGTGACTTTCCCTCCTCGAGGTCATAAACAACTTTATGATCCTCTGGTTGATCTTGGAAAGCTCTTGACATTCCGATAGAAATGGTTTTCTCGATACATTTCATTGAAGAGCTAATCGCATCATTGACAATCTGCCTGTCTTTCTTTAAGTGTTCCTGGATCTTGTTTCTCTCAGCATCACAACTATCTAATGCTTGTATGAGGGATTCTATACTGTAGGCCATGAAATACAGTAAGTGCACGACGTTTGATAGAGATCGTTGAAGGTTTTGGTAGCAAGAAACAGGAAAAGGCGTAAACCAGAAACCAGGTTCCAACTCTGCATCTACTATGAACTTTTGTAATTTCTCTACTTGAGAATTCAATTGTCTTTGCTTCTTCTTAAAGCCATTGATCTGCCCTGAGTCCAAGTCAATTTGCTTAGTACAACTTTTAAGTGTTCCAAAGcacagaagaagatgatttTTCGCGATTGTTGCTGCTCGTGTTGGTTGGATTACAAGCTCTATGATGATGAAACATGATAATCCAATTAAGGCCTCGGTGAGTCTAGCAATAGCGAATTCACTCGGGGGACCATATCGTCTTCTGCCTAGAATCAGTAATGCTCCGATAATTGCTGCATCTCCTCCTGCTGTAGAGTACATTTTACTGTGCCTTAAAATTGACGCGAAAATTATCCAAGGGATCATAGCTATGAATCTTATTCTCGCGAAATTTTGAAAAGCAGTGCAGCCTAGTACTCCATAGACTGATCCTAGAGCTGTTCCTTGTGCTCGAGCATTTGCAACCGTAAAAATTGCTACTTTTCCTGTTTCAAAGCTGATGGCTGTTGTAAGCCCTGACCAATATCCATTCCGTTTGTTAAATTGCAGACCAAGTAGTACAGCCAGACCTAATGAAATTGAGCACTTGCACGCGAATACAAGGCTTTCACGGTTCATTAGGTTAGTCCAATTGATGCAGACTCGTTTCGAGCTAACTTTGTCACTTCCTCCTGAATCTTTGGATCCTTTAGTCATGATTAGATCATTTATGCACATTTTGATAcaagacaagaagaaaattgcTGGTTGATCTAGGCTTGTCAGGGAAATTGACTCGGGGGAAAAAATGGTAAACTCATTCTCAAATACCCCTTCTGTTTCTGTAACTATCATTGAATGTGTTCGCAAAAGACAACGAGCTTGCTCCAGTTTTAGACCGAGTAGCTGTAGCACGCGATGTGAGAAGACACGCATGAGCTTTTCATCAATAATTGTAGTTTGAAAACAAGGACAAGAAGTTAAAGCAATTTCCATTCCTTTCATTGGACTCTCTATGTCATGCAAACCATTTCCAGGATCAGTGAAACAGGGAACTATGAATCTTAGCCAAGGTTTCTCCCATCGTAAACTTCCCTGTTCATGTACAAATGGATACTTAGGTTACTGAACGACGAAAGGAATAAAAATACTCGCTTACGAATGCCAATTTATAGAATTCACCCCTCAAAAAGTTGCATTGTATATCGTCGAGGTATACAACTCACATTTTGGTATATACACCTTAATAGTATACAACAATAAGAATTTTTCAATCACACTCTTCGTTGGCATACAACATTTGAATTGCATACGCCAAATGGCGAATGTACATACCTTCTGGGTATTCTCTAAATTGACCTACAACTCTGTACCAGGTTAAATTGATCAAATGGTTGCGCTAGCTAGCTAGGCATAGACCACGAAAATGTTCCATGCAAGAATTTTTACTTAATAAGACTAAATTGGCCTATAACTTGTCTCTGTATCAAGTTTGATATGGTAACCTGGAAAGCGCGGAGTAATAATAGTATGCTTTTGACCGGCTAACTAATTGCACTCATAGTGTGAAAATTCTTTACTCTATTAGATAATTAATCGTACCTCTAAGAGTTTTATGCTCTGAAGAAGCTTGGTTCCTGTTTGGGAAATTGGTTTGGCTTGAGATAAGATCTCCATAGCTATTTGTTCATTTGGAGAATGGAGGGCTTTGATGTAAAGATCCAATCTCTCTGAAGCATTTTCAGCATACATACCATATAGTTTCCTCACCTGTAAGCATATTCAATGAATATATTAGCAATTGTATCATTGTAAACAAGTGTGATGGTTTTcttttaaagttatatcaaacTATCTTAGTTGGTGgtgaattttttatatacattagtAAGTTTTTAGAAGTTACACATCGTGAGCTGACTACTGACAACTAGTGTAAAACTTGTCAATTCATGTTCGACTCATATAATACCTTTTTGTTTATGTTGTGTAGACCTAGAATTTTTGTGGGACTCACGATTATTTGATTCATGAAGGACTTCAACCCTTTCATCTTGCATTAGAAAAATAGACTTGTCTTCCTtcttattatttaaaaagttgGATTATTCTTGTTAACAGGctagttgatgttgatgtcaCATGTGTTAATGATTTTGTTGGACCAAGTAGacaatgatatttttgtttccTG
The sequence above is a segment of the Solanum lycopersicum chromosome 10, SLM_r2.1 genome. Coding sequences within it:
- the LOC101254551 gene encoding uncharacterized protein, producing the protein MASTTMAKRAQAMWRMRLHSAIRTALACIIIGCTTLLSPPSIARHLAFPSFSYVTAIIIVPDATLGKVLRGCWSACCATLQVMPLSMVGLWIHGFATDDNNFSPLVASVMVAGSAFLVALPGNTDLMCKRIAFAQLVIVYVDAVVHGIRVNIVMHPLRVASSTALGAVASVLALLLFFPWLAYFEVRKLYGMYAENASERLDLYIKALHSPNEQIAMEILSQAKPISQTGTKLLQSIKLLEGSLRWEKPWLRFIVPCFTDPGNGLHDIESPMKGMEIALTSCPCFQTTIIDEKLMRVFSHRVLQLLGLKLEQARCLLRTHSMIVTETEGVFENEFTIFSPESISLTSLDQPAIFFLSCIKMCINDLIMTKGSKDSGGSDKVSSKRVCINWTNLMNRESLVFACKCSISLGLAVLLGLQFNKRNGYWSGLTTAISFETGKVAIFTVANARAQGTALGSVYGVLGCTAFQNFARIRFIAMIPWIIFASILRHSKMYSTAGGDAAIIGALLILGRRRYGPPSEFAIARLTEALIGLSCFIIIELVIQPTRAATIAKNHLLLCFGTLKSCTKQIDLDSGQINGFKKKQRQLNSQVEKLQKFIVDAELEPGFWFTPFPVSCYQNLQRSLSNVVHLLYFMAYSIESLIQALDSCDAERNKIQEHLKKDRQIVNDAISSSMKCIEKTISIGMSRAFQDQPEDHKVVYDLEEGKSQREYTTTSTSNKEWKASSDFLEHSKEVIDNMTSIEGKEENIRNIIICLCSIGFCMSSLMREVKDLEKGVKELLNWEHP